Below is a window of Helicobacter sp. MIT 05-5293 DNA.
TATCATTGGTAATCCTCCCTACATTTCATCAGAAAATATGCCTAAAGTCATTAAGGATAATCGCCATTTGTTCCAAACAGCCCATAAAAAGACAGATATTTATGTGTTTTTCTATGAGCTTGCCTTTAAGATTCTAAAAAATAAGGGCGTGGTGGGCTATATCACTTCTAATAAATTCCTCTCTCAAGAGTATGGCTTGAAGCTAAGAGAGTTATTTTTGCAAAACAAACTTTGCAAACTGATTAACTTTAATATCAATGTCTTCAAAAGCGCAAATGTCGATACTTGCATAGCTCTTGCCTCTAAAGATTATGTGTCAAATAATTTGATTAAAAGCAAAAATATAGAGCATAAGTGGGATTATATGGGCTTTGAAGCAATAGACTTTAAGCCTATTAATCAAGAGAGTTTTAAATCCTTAGCGTTATGTAATTTTCGCCTCACACTCACGCAAGAAAAATATCGCCTTTTAGAATCTATCAAGGTGCAATCCTACAAACTAGAGCAAATCGCGTTTGTAAGCTATGGCGTGCGCCCTTGTGGCAATGCAAAGCACCCCTATTTAAAGAAAAAAGATTTGATACATCAATCCCCCATAGGGAATGCCAAGCCCTACATAGAGGCGAAATCCGACTTTATCAAACCCTATAAGATTCACACGCATCATTATCTTGACTACCAAAAAGATAGAATCTACAACGCAATGTTTGAAGAGCTTTTCACCCCTGCAAAACTCATGTGTGGGCGGACTTTAAGCAATACTGATTTCATTAATTTTGTCTATGATGATAAGGGAAGATTCTGTAATGATTCTATGTGCTGCATTGTCCTTTGGAAAGATTTAGTCAATGCCACGCACACCAGCCCTAAAAAGTTGATAAGTGATAGCAAAATCGCCTTATCTAAGCGGTATGATTTGAAGTTTTTGCAAGGTGTGCTAAACTCCAAACTCATTGCATTTTATGTCAAAGAGCTTTTGCATGATGGATTGCATTTCTATCCCGAACATCAAAAGTCGCTTCCAATCCCCAAAATCACAGAATCTAATCAAAGCATCGCAGATTCTATTATCGCTTTAGTCGATGAGATTTTAGCCAAAGAAATGAGCCAAGAATTGCAATCTCGCATTGATTCTTTGGTGTATGAGTTGTATCATTTAAGTGAAGAAGAGGTTAGGATTATAGAATCTGCAAAATAATGCCTTTCTTTGATCCCTAAATATTCTATTTTAGGGATTTGCTTACAGAATAGAAAATTTCTCAATCATAGTATTTTGTCATAATGTTGTCAAAAGGCTTTGGTATAACTTCATTATCGTATTGCAAAGGAGAGAGAATGGGTTATGACAAAAATACAAGAAAAAATGTCAAAAGATTAAAAAAAAGAGGACGATTCATAGAAACAGAAATAGAAGAGACTTTGCAAGATTTTTTGCCATTTAAGCCTATCATCAATGATGTAGAGCATAATAAAAAAGTTTTTGGATTAGCTTTATATGAGCTACTCCCTTATAAGGCGGATATATGCGTCATTGTGAAATTATTTAGGAAGCATTTCAGTAAAAAACTAGATGATAATGATGATGTGCGTGAGTATTTATCCCTTGTGTTGCCTTTGCTTAAACAACATTTTAGCAAGCTAAAGATTCCAAGTTTTTTAAACAAAAACTTTAAGCTTTTGCGGGAGTATTTTGGACTTAGTGAGCTTGAGACGCAGGCTTTAATGTTTTTTAGTGTTGTTGAAGATAATTCCTTACTTGATAAAAAATGCACATATAATGAAGTGTTGTCATTTTTATCGTCATTTTTTTGCACTAAAAGAAGCGAGATGAGACGCATTCTTTCACCTCAAGGCAAACTCCGCTCTTTTGGGTTTTTGGAATCAAATAG
It encodes the following:
- a CDS encoding Eco57I restriction-modification methylase domain-containing protein, producing the protein MRDSTSNTDKNPSLENTGFDIIIGNPPYISSENMPKVIKDNRHLFQTAHKKTDIYVFFYELAFKILKNKGVVGYITSNKFLSQEYGLKLRELFLQNKLCKLINFNINVFKSANVDTCIALASKDYVSNNLIKSKNIEHKWDYMGFEAIDFKPINQESFKSLALCNFRLTLTQEKYRLLESIKVQSYKLEQIAFVSYGVRPCGNAKHPYLKKKDLIHQSPIGNAKPYIEAKSDFIKPYKIHTHHYLDYQKDRIYNAMFEELFTPAKLMCGRTLSNTDFINFVYDDKGRFCNDSMCCIVLWKDLVNATHTSPKKLISDSKIALSKRYDLKFLQGVLNSKLIAFYVKELLHDGLHFYPEHQKSLPIPKITESNQSIADSIIALVDEILAKEMSQELQSRIDSLVYELYHLSEEEVRIIESAK